A genomic stretch from Sphingobacterium sp. ML3W includes:
- a CDS encoding von Willebrand factor type A domain-containing protein codes for MRTILFLMSMLLSLGGYAGQQYEVKGKVTDAKTKLALSGVVVTNVQTNERKSTDRDGNYQIKVTPGKTTLEFSYLGYITQRVEVKRKGKVDVAMVQDNRTLDEVVIMGYTPKAKQSVVGSAQIVAALSGQVANANIRRMPYISDQNQESYQKIKENKFINPMKEPLSTFAADVDAASYSNIRRFINAGNLPDKDAIRVEEMINYFQYKVAGPKNGEPVNIVTELTKAPWNDAHQLMRVTLKAKDIPTDKLKASNLVFLIDVSGSMMGPGRLPLVKSSLKMLVDQLRDIDRVAIVTYAGSAGVKLESTSGSQKMKIKTAIDELEAGGSTAGAAGIKKAYAIARQNLVKGGNNRIILASDGDFNVGESSDESMEELISKESKSGVFLTVLGYGMGNLKDSKMEILADKGHGNYAYIDNISEARKAMVTEFGGTLFTVAKDVKIQVEFNPNYVQAYRLVGYENRLLEAEDFNNDQKMGGDMGVGHVVTALYEIVPVGVNSTMVGTVDPLKYQQNSTKNSAVKGNGDLATVKFRYKEPDGEKSKLQQQVVQAKVTELNQVSEDLRFATAVAELGLLLRDSDFKQEANFDRLIVRAKAAKGADDEGYRAEFIRMAENARDLSKTKM; via the coding sequence ATGAGAACAATACTTTTTTTAATGAGCATGTTGCTATCTCTTGGTGGATATGCCGGCCAGCAATACGAAGTGAAAGGGAAGGTGACGGATGCAAAGACCAAATTAGCGTTAAGCGGTGTGGTGGTAACAAATGTGCAGACCAACGAACGCAAATCCACTGACCGTGATGGAAATTATCAGATCAAGGTCACTCCCGGTAAGACAACTTTGGAATTCAGTTACCTCGGTTATATTACACAGCGTGTCGAGGTAAAAAGAAAGGGTAAAGTCGATGTCGCAATGGTACAGGATAACCGTACACTTGATGAAGTTGTCATTATGGGCTATACTCCAAAAGCGAAGCAGAGTGTGGTCGGTTCAGCACAAATCGTAGCAGCATTGTCTGGACAGGTTGCGAATGCAAACATAAGGAGAATGCCTTATATATCCGATCAAAATCAGGAATCATATCAGAAAATCAAGGAAAACAAGTTTATCAATCCAATGAAGGAGCCGTTGTCAACATTTGCTGCAGATGTGGATGCTGCTTCATATAGCAATATCCGTCGGTTTATCAATGCGGGCAATTTACCCGATAAGGATGCCATACGTGTTGAGGAGATGATCAATTATTTTCAGTATAAGGTAGCAGGACCAAAAAATGGCGAACCAGTGAATATCGTAACCGAATTAACTAAAGCACCGTGGAACGATGCGCATCAATTGATGCGGGTGACGTTAAAAGCCAAAGATATCCCGACGGACAAACTCAAAGCCTCCAACCTGGTTTTTTTGATCGATGTCTCAGGATCGATGATGGGGCCAGGGCGATTGCCTTTGGTGAAATCTTCCTTGAAAATGTTGGTGGATCAGCTGCGTGATATTGACCGTGTTGCTATTGTAACCTATGCAGGTTCGGCCGGAGTGAAATTGGAGAGTACAAGCGGTAGTCAGAAAATGAAAATAAAAACAGCCATAGATGAACTTGAGGCTGGAGGAAGTACTGCCGGTGCTGCAGGGATCAAAAAAGCCTATGCCATTGCCCGCCAAAATTTGGTTAAGGGTGGAAACAATCGGATTATCTTGGCTTCCGATGGGGATTTCAATGTAGGCGAGAGTAGCGATGAGTCTATGGAGGAACTGATCAGTAAAGAGAGTAAATCTGGTGTTTTTTTGACCGTGCTTGGCTATGGTATGGGAAATTTGAAAGATAGTAAGATGGAGATCCTAGCAGATAAAGGGCATGGTAACTACGCATATATCGACAATATTTCCGAGGCTCGGAAAGCCATGGTCACCGAATTTGGAGGAACATTATTTACAGTGGCTAAAGATGTGAAGATTCAGGTAGAGTTCAATCCGAATTATGTACAGGCCTACCGCTTGGTCGGCTATGAAAACCGTTTGCTTGAAGCGGAAGATTTCAACAACGACCAAAAGATGGGCGGCGATATGGGCGTAGGTCATGTTGTTACCGCGCTGTATGAGATCGTCCCTGTCGGTGTCAACTCGACGATGGTGGGGACAGTCGATCCGTTGAAATACCAGCAGAACTCAACCAAAAATAGCGCGGTCAAAGGAAATGGGGACCTGGCAACAGTCAAATTCCGTTACAAAGAACCTGATGGTGAAAAAAGTAAATTGCAGCAACAGGTGGTACAGGCTAAGGTAACCGAGTTGAATCAGGTCAGTGAAGATTTACGCTTTGCAACTGCTGTGGCCGAACTGGGGCTGTTACTTCGTGATTCGGACTTTAAACAGGAGGCTAATTTTGATCGTTTGATCGTCCGAGCGAAGGCTGCAAAGGGAGCAGATGATGAGGGCTATCGTGCCGAATTTATCCGAATGGCAGAAAATGCACGGGACTTATCGAAAACGAAAATGTAG
- the pstB gene encoding phosphate ABC transporter ATP-binding protein PstB has translation MKSKLVTENLNLWFGSKQVLKNINIEFEENKVTALIGPSGCGKSTLLRSFNRMHDLYPEAKIEGHIKLDGREIYQKDIEVTDLRKRVGMVFQKANPFPKSIYENISYGLKINNLIADKTTVQKALEEAYIWEEVKDDLKKPATRLSGGQQQRLCIARAVALRPEIILMDEPCSALDPVSTLKIEELIHHLKKKYTIVIVTHNMQQAQRVADKTVFMYLGEIIEQGDTHQIFNNPQHETTRNYISGHFG, from the coding sequence ATGAAAAGTAAATTGGTCACTGAAAATCTCAACCTATGGTTTGGGAGCAAACAGGTGTTGAAAAATATCAATATCGAATTTGAGGAAAATAAAGTTACGGCGCTGATCGGACCATCAGGATGTGGCAAAAGTACCCTTTTGCGAAGTTTTAACCGTATGCATGATCTCTATCCGGAAGCCAAAATAGAGGGACATATCAAATTGGATGGTCGCGAGATCTATCAAAAAGATATCGAGGTTACGGATCTACGTAAGCGTGTGGGTATGGTATTCCAAAAAGCCAATCCATTTCCCAAAAGTATATACGAAAACATCAGCTATGGTCTCAAGATCAACAATCTAATAGCAGATAAGACAACCGTACAAAAGGCATTGGAAGAAGCATATATCTGGGAGGAGGTAAAAGATGATCTGAAAAAACCAGCTACCCGACTTTCCGGGGGACAGCAACAAAGGCTCTGTATCGCCCGTGCGGTAGCCTTGCGTCCCGAAATTATTTTGATGGATGAACCTTGCTCGGCATTGGACCCTGTGAGTACCCTAAAGATCGAGGAACTTATTCACCATCTGAAAAAAAAATATACAATAGTTATTGTCACCCATAATATGCAACAGGCACAACGTGTCGCCGACAAAACCGTCTTTATGTATCTTGGGGAGATTATTGAACAAGGCGATACGCATCAGATTTTTAACAATCCACAACACGAAACCACGCGTAATTATATCAGCGGGCATTTTGGTTAA
- the pstA gene encoding phosphate ABC transporter permease PstA produces MLHKFKKLAPIVEWGTLLLSTGLVCFFLCVILYDIFTKGSHVLSWDFIAKLPSDGMTRGGILTPIIGTVFLTLITALFSIPFGICCAIYLNEYAENTWLTRTIRASIRNLSGVPSIIYGLFGLALFVQALNFGTSILSAGLTLGLLSLPYIITTTEEALLRIPRSMREAALAVGATKFESIKDVVLPASLPGILTGIVLTLSRAAGETAPILFTGAAFYITNSFGNLNQEFMALPYHLYMLSTQHQSIEEVRPIAYGTALVLIIVVFLMNLTAFYIRYKFRNNEK; encoded by the coding sequence ATGCTGCATAAATTTAAAAAACTGGCACCGATCGTCGAATGGGGCACACTTCTCCTTTCCACAGGACTTGTATGCTTCTTTTTGTGCGTAATCCTATACGATATTTTTACGAAAGGCTCACATGTGCTATCCTGGGATTTCATCGCCAAACTACCTTCCGATGGTATGACACGGGGAGGTATTCTTACGCCGATTATAGGTACGGTATTTCTGACCTTGATAACAGCATTATTTTCCATTCCTTTTGGAATATGTTGTGCCATTTACCTCAACGAATACGCAGAGAATACCTGGCTGACCCGCACGATCCGAGCTTCCATCCGTAATTTATCCGGTGTTCCCTCGATTATCTATGGCCTGTTTGGTCTGGCACTCTTTGTTCAGGCCCTGAATTTCGGCACGTCGATTTTGTCTGCCGGACTGACCTTGGGCTTGCTGTCCCTTCCCTATATCATTACCACAACGGAGGAGGCTCTGCTCCGTATTCCACGAAGCATGCGGGAGGCAGCACTAGCTGTAGGGGCCACTAAATTCGAATCGATCAAAGATGTGGTACTGCCCGCCTCTCTACCGGGGATACTCACAGGTATCGTCCTGACGCTTTCCCGAGCGGCCGGCGAAACAGCACCCATACTATTTACAGGAGCCGCATTCTATATCACGAATTCCTTTGGTAACCTCAATCAGGAGTTTATGGCACTGCCCTATCACCTATACATGTTATCAACGCAGCATCAGTCGATTGAGGAGGTCAGACCTATTGCATACGGAACAGCATTGGTGCTTATCATTGTGGTCTTCCTCATGAATTTAACAGCTTTCTATATTCGATATAAGTTTAGAAATAATGAAAAGTAA
- the pstC gene encoding phosphate ABC transporter permease subunit PstC, producing MQYKKRVAIDKIAKIIFKSTGYLVLALLGGIFFMLLYNAIAFFLDVSPLDFITGSQWNPTAAEPAYGILPLIVSTSIVSLGAMLIAIPLGVGTAAFISEYASPKLKTILKPAIEMLAAIPSVVIGFLGIVLVGPGIADLNNLPNGLNALNGAILLAIMALPTIITISEDAIHAVPQTYREASYGLGASRWQTLRKITIPAAAPGIIAAVMLGLGRAIGETMTVLMATGNAAIFPKGFFDSVKTITATIAIEMGEVPYQTTHYYALFAIAIVLFFMTLVANLIGEYFINRFRKYHAA from the coding sequence ATGCAGTACAAAAAACGAGTCGCCATCGATAAGATCGCTAAAATTATATTCAAGTCTACCGGATATCTGGTTCTTGCACTTTTGGGCGGTATTTTCTTCATGCTGCTTTACAATGCAATTGCCTTCTTTCTGGATGTTTCGCCATTGGATTTTATCACCGGAAGCCAATGGAATCCCACAGCAGCAGAACCAGCCTACGGCATTCTGCCATTAATCGTAAGTACCTCAATTGTTTCATTGGGTGCGATGCTGATTGCCATTCCACTGGGTGTGGGTACCGCAGCTTTTATTTCCGAATATGCGAGTCCCAAACTCAAGACGATCTTAAAACCAGCCATTGAGATGCTTGCAGCAATTCCTTCAGTCGTGATCGGCTTTTTGGGAATCGTATTGGTTGGTCCCGGAATAGCAGATCTAAACAACCTCCCCAATGGGCTTAATGCATTAAATGGAGCAATCTTACTGGCCATTATGGCCCTTCCCACCATCATTACAATTTCCGAAGACGCCATCCATGCTGTACCGCAAACTTACCGTGAAGCGAGTTATGGTCTTGGTGCATCTCGTTGGCAAACGCTGCGCAAGATTACGATTCCTGCTGCAGCACCAGGAATCATTGCCGCCGTTATGCTTGGACTGGGAAGAGCCATCGGTGAAACCATGACTGTATTGATGGCCACGGGGAATGCCGCGATATTTCCTAAAGGATTTTTTGACTCTGTCAAAACCATTACCGCAACAATTGCGATCGAAATGGGTGAAGTCCCCTATCAGACCACACATTACTATGCTTTGTTTGCCATAGCGATTGTCTTATTCTTTATGACCTTGGTGGCCAATCTAATTGGTGAATATTTTATTAACCGTTTTAGAAAATATCATGCTGCATAA
- a CDS encoding PstS family phosphate ABC transporter substrate-binding protein, translated as MAFNRLISTVLLGFSILLWSCGNTDHTIKMKGSDTEVNLAVNLAEAYNKTDPTFSMAISGGGSGLGITSLLNGQADIANSSRPLTEEEQALFKKKNMLLKTVVFAEDATAFVVHSDNPITEIDVKTLSKIMSGQVENWKSVSGQDVPINIYGRQSSSGTYSFIRKKLKIAYSQKAKEMTGNAQILEAIKIDKSGIGYVGAGYISKKIQDNKGIKVLKIKNDADSNAISPLDPTAIKNRLYFFQRPLYQFIPEKSWAKVLSFIQFETKGEGTKIIENSGYYLIQ; from the coding sequence ATGGCTTTCAATCGTCTTATTTCTACTGTCCTTCTTGGTTTCAGTATCCTGTTATGGTCCTGCGGTAATACCGATCATACGATCAAAATGAAAGGTTCGGATACCGAAGTGAATCTTGCTGTTAATCTAGCCGAAGCGTACAATAAGACAGACCCTACATTCAGTATGGCTATCTCCGGCGGGGGTTCGGGACTTGGTATTACTTCCCTATTGAATGGGCAGGCAGATATCGCCAACTCATCGCGTCCATTGACCGAAGAAGAACAGGCTCTCTTCAAAAAGAAGAACATGCTCCTGAAAACCGTTGTCTTTGCCGAAGATGCCACTGCTTTTGTTGTCCACAGCGACAATCCGATCACGGAAATCGATGTGAAAACGCTATCAAAAATTATGAGTGGTCAGGTAGAAAACTGGAAATCTGTTTCTGGACAGGATGTTCCAATCAATATCTATGGTAGACAGAGCAGTTCGGGAACCTATTCGTTTATTCGCAAGAAGCTAAAAATAGCCTATAGCCAAAAGGCAAAAGAAATGACCGGAAATGCACAAATACTGGAAGCCATTAAAATTGACAAGTCTGGTATTGGTTATGTCGGTGCCGGTTATATTTCCAAAAAGATTCAGGATAACAAAGGTATCAAAGTATTGAAAATTAAAAATGATGCAGATTCCAATGCCATATCGCCCTTAGATCCTACAGCAATAAAAAATAGATTATATTTTTTTCAACGTCCCCTCTATCAGTTTATTCCCGAAAAATCATGGGCCAAAGTGCTGTCATTTATCCAATTTGAAACCAAAGGAGAAGGGACCAAGATCATCGAAAACTCAGGTTATTACCTTATTCAATAA
- a CDS encoding DUF6266 family protein, translated as MARVNNGANGAPSGKVGAVVFCKWKDITYVRSLPKVKKGRKLSDIENKNRSKFAFTQTFLGQFTKFFRLGFQRYKENMTAFNAAMSYHLEHAVLLGEQGPAINYEKFAISRGLENMIISTSTEIVDDKLEIKWEPKVTKELLNHELIDFRTMVLLLPEDPMHTSAGLLLGNSIEQRSQIIELPKVNSSSMFHLYLGFAATDGSNRSMDSVYLGIVTLEKE; from the coding sequence ATGGCACGAGTAAATAATGGAGCAAATGGTGCTCCATCCGGAAAGGTTGGCGCTGTCGTGTTTTGCAAATGGAAGGATATCACCTATGTACGTTCGCTTCCTAAAGTCAAGAAAGGAAGAAAACTATCTGACATTGAGAATAAAAACAGAAGTAAATTTGCCTTTACACAAACTTTTCTGGGTCAGTTCACCAAATTTTTCCGCTTAGGTTTTCAGCGATATAAGGAAAATATGACCGCATTTAATGCGGCGATGTCTTATCATCTTGAACATGCAGTCCTCCTCGGTGAACAGGGACCTGCAATCAACTATGAAAAATTTGCTATTAGCAGAGGACTGGAAAACATGATCATTTCCACATCCACCGAGATCGTAGACGACAAACTCGAAATAAAATGGGAGCCCAAAGTGACCAAGGAATTGCTGAACCATGAGTTAATTGACTTTAGAACCATGGTGCTCTTATTACCGGAAGATCCGATGCACACATCCGCCGGACTGCTGTTGGGAAACAGCATCGAACAGCGATCCCAGATAATTGAACTGCCTAAAGTCAATAGCAGTTCCATGTTTCACCTCTATCTTGGTTTCGCAGCAACAGATGGCAGCAATCGCAGCATGGATAGCGTTTATCTGGGTATAGTAACACTAGAAAAAGAATAA
- a CDS encoding alpha-L-fucosidase, whose product MNTRNKRILGYFLSLIIPSVLSAQDAPKPYGVLPTERQLLWQEMEMYCLIHYTPTTFQNKEWGFGDADPAIFNPTKFDAQQIVDAAAAGGFKGIISVAKHHDGFCLWPTSTTQYSVKSALWKGGKGDMVKEFMQATHQKGLKFGLYLSAWDRHDTRYGTPAYADAYRAQLTELMSNYGELFTSWHDGANGGDGYYGGKNEKRKIDRATYYAWHEKTWPIVREKQPLAVIFSDIGPDIRWVGNESGFADETSWATFSPKGIDGHPAVPGQADYKEAPSGTRNGAHWIPAECDVPLRHGWFYHKEEDSKVKTPDQLFSIYLKSVGRGAALDLGLAPMPAGQLHPNDVKSLQAFGKKLKETFGTNLANGATVNASNLRANSKKFTPNLILDEDRYSYYASDDEVLNPELEVGLAGSKEFDLIRLRENIKLGQRLDSVVVQAEVNGKWEHLATATSIGGNRLIKLPHPVTATKLKIRLYAPVAPTLSDFGLFKEFVEPFAFENTSANYTKLTRNDFKINTKLPKSIDADPMTIEVVNGVKNAIVFESKQPVTAIGYLPRQDGKSDGMVLKYEVATSDDGNKWAILHTGEFSNIQANPIEQTIRLSTPTSAKFIRFTPKETVGKSFSVAEFSLYK is encoded by the coding sequence ATGAATACACGAAATAAAAGAATACTGGGGTATTTCCTCAGCCTGATCATACCATCGGTATTGTCTGCCCAGGATGCGCCCAAACCCTATGGGGTGCTTCCCACGGAACGGCAATTGCTATGGCAGGAAATGGAAATGTACTGTTTGATTCATTACACGCCAACAACATTCCAAAATAAAGAATGGGGATTTGGGGATGCCGATCCGGCAATTTTTAATCCGACCAAGTTCGATGCCCAACAGATTGTAGACGCAGCCGCAGCGGGTGGATTTAAAGGGATTATTTCCGTCGCAAAACACCACGATGGTTTTTGCCTATGGCCGACCTCAACAACACAATATAGTGTCAAAAGCGCTCTATGGAAAGGTGGCAAAGGAGATATGGTAAAGGAATTTATGCAGGCGACCCACCAAAAGGGGTTAAAGTTTGGCCTCTACCTCTCGGCCTGGGACAGACATGACACACGCTATGGTACTCCAGCTTACGCGGATGCTTACCGGGCACAACTGACCGAGCTAATGAGTAATTACGGCGAACTATTCACTTCTTGGCATGATGGTGCAAATGGCGGGGACGGATACTATGGCGGTAAGAATGAGAAGCGCAAAATCGACAGGGCAACTTACTATGCCTGGCATGAAAAAACATGGCCTATTGTCCGAGAAAAGCAGCCTTTGGCAGTGATATTTTCGGATATTGGACCGGATATCCGTTGGGTTGGCAATGAAAGTGGATTTGCCGATGAGACAAGCTGGGCTACTTTTTCACCCAAAGGTATAGACGGTCATCCAGCAGTACCGGGACAAGCTGATTACAAAGAGGCACCATCAGGAACAAGAAATGGCGCGCATTGGATTCCAGCGGAATGTGATGTACCCTTGCGGCACGGCTGGTTTTACCATAAAGAAGAAGACAGCAAAGTAAAAACACCGGATCAATTGTTTTCGATCTATTTGAAATCAGTAGGTCGGGGTGCAGCATTGGATCTTGGCTTAGCCCCTATGCCGGCTGGACAATTACATCCGAATGATGTCAAATCATTACAGGCTTTCGGAAAAAAACTGAAAGAAACCTTCGGTACTAATCTTGCCAATGGGGCGACAGTCAACGCTTCCAATCTACGCGCCAACTCGAAAAAATTTACACCTAACCTCATTCTGGATGAAGATAGATACAGTTATTATGCTTCTGATGACGAAGTTCTGAATCCTGAACTGGAGGTCGGTCTCGCAGGATCAAAAGAGTTTGATCTGATCCGGCTGCGTGAAAATATTAAATTAGGCCAGCGACTGGATAGCGTGGTCGTCCAAGCAGAGGTTAATGGCAAATGGGAGCATTTGGCTACAGCGACCAGTATCGGTGGCAATCGACTGATTAAACTACCGCATCCGGTAACAGCGACAAAACTAAAAATTCGGCTTTATGCCCCAGTTGCGCCTACATTGAGTGACTTCGGCTTATTCAAGGAATTTGTGGAACCATTTGCTTTTGAAAATACTTCGGCCAATTATACGAAATTGACAAGGAATGATTTTAAAATCAATACCAAACTACCGAAGAGCATCGATGCAGACCCTATGACGATAGAGGTGGTTAACGGAGTTAAGAATGCCATTGTGTTTGAATCGAAACAACCCGTAACGGCGATCGGTTATCTTCCCCGTCAGGATGGAAAGTCCGATGGAATGGTACTCAAGTATGAAGTAGCCACCAGCGATGACGGCAACAAATGGGCTATCCTCCATACAGGAGAATTTTCCAATATCCAGGCAAACCCAATTGAACAGACCATTCGTCTAAGTACCCCCACTAGTGCAAAGTTTATTCGATTTACACCCAAAGAAACCGTCGGAAAATCTTTTTCTGTAGCAGAATTTAGCTTATACAAATAG
- a CDS encoding RagB/SusD family nutrient uptake outer membrane protein gives MKKITNILHISLVFGASIVLYSCKNDSFLDRFPKSEFSEPTFFKTENDLKLYANTFYNNLPQVNDYRSDNNSDNMLPSSSDPLLSGTYAVPASGGGWNADSWLNIRRCNYFLKRYENAQTNNQALYAAEVRFFRALFYWQKVSDFGDVPLVLTDLEDTSEELYGPRVNRNLVMDQVILDLEFAVQNLPNKGSEETGRLNKDIANALLSRIALWEGTFRKYHQLGNEIPVLQKSLAASEALINAGKYKLYTTGAPDQDYFNLFIQQDLKSNPETIMHWAYIIGTTTQNYTRQSGESNTGATKDLLDSYLFKDGKPIGLTSYAYDDASPANEVKNRDPRYIQSIATPGFVYNTNPVLTYGLPNIGTSQTSSGYWLIKGRSSDPAQIVANQSDIDSFIFRYAEVLLNFAEAKYELGGTITQMDLDKSINLLRSRVGMPKLTTAVQADPNAVNYGYAVAPLLYEIRRERRVELIGEGFRFNDIKRWKAGKLIEGIKTVRGMKLNASLRSQYTYDVSKITTDNNALIIVNTNFTNGRQWNDKYYYLPLPLDQITLTQGKPGAYKQNPGWQ, from the coding sequence AAAATAACTAACATACTCCATATATCGCTTGTTTTTGGCGCTTCGATCGTTTTATATAGTTGCAAAAATGACAGCTTTCTGGACCGTTTTCCAAAGAGTGAATTCAGTGAACCAACATTCTTTAAAACAGAAAACGACTTGAAGCTTTATGCAAACACCTTTTACAATAATCTACCCCAGGTAAATGACTATAGGTCTGATAATAATTCGGATAACATGCTGCCGTCTTCATCGGACCCACTTTTATCAGGCACCTATGCCGTCCCTGCTTCCGGCGGGGGATGGAATGCGGACAGCTGGTTGAATATACGCCGTTGCAACTATTTTCTCAAACGCTACGAAAATGCACAAACCAATAACCAGGCACTCTATGCCGCTGAGGTTCGCTTTTTCCGGGCACTGTTCTATTGGCAAAAGGTAAGCGATTTTGGCGATGTTCCGTTGGTACTCACTGACCTGGAGGATACCTCCGAAGAGCTCTATGGCCCCCGTGTCAACCGCAACCTTGTCATGGATCAGGTCATCTTGGACCTGGAATTCGCCGTACAAAATTTGCCCAATAAAGGCAGTGAGGAGACAGGACGCCTCAATAAAGATATTGCCAATGCACTCCTGTCACGGATTGCCTTATGGGAAGGAACGTTTCGAAAATACCATCAGCTTGGCAATGAAATTCCGGTGCTGCAAAAATCACTGGCCGCATCCGAAGCGCTTATCAATGCCGGCAAGTATAAATTATATACAACAGGTGCTCCAGATCAAGACTACTTCAATTTATTTATCCAGCAGGATCTCAAAAGCAATCCCGAAACGATTATGCATTGGGCCTATATCATTGGGACAACAACGCAAAATTACACCCGCCAATCAGGGGAAAGTAATACTGGAGCAACAAAAGATCTCCTCGACTCCTATCTCTTCAAAGATGGCAAACCCATTGGGTTAACGTCCTATGCTTATGACGATGCTTCTCCAGCTAATGAGGTAAAAAATAGAGATCCAAGGTATATCCAGTCTATAGCAACACCCGGATTTGTATATAACACCAATCCCGTGCTAACCTATGGTTTACCCAATATCGGAACATCCCAGACCTCAAGCGGTTACTGGCTGATCAAAGGCCGTTCAAGCGATCCGGCACAAATTGTCGCCAACCAATCCGATATTGATTCATTTATCTTTCGTTATGCTGAAGTCCTACTGAATTTTGCAGAAGCAAAATATGAATTGGGGGGTACTATTACACAAATGGATCTTGACAAAAGCATCAATCTATTGCGTAGTCGCGTTGGTATGCCAAAGCTAACCACTGCGGTGCAGGCGGATCCCAATGCAGTGAATTACGGCTATGCCGTGGCCCCTTTACTCTATGAAATACGAAGAGAGCGGCGCGTGGAACTGATCGGTGAGGGATTTCGTTTCAACGATATCAAACGATGGAAAGCAGGCAAGTTGATTGAGGGTATTAAAACTGTGCGAGGTATGAAACTCAATGCCAGTCTCCGGAGCCAATATACTTACGATGTAAGCAAAATTACTACCGACAACAATGCGTTGATTATTGTCAATACCAATTTTACCAATGGCCGTCAATGGAACGATAAGTATTATTATTTACCATTACCACTGGATCAGATAACATTGACACAGGGCAAACCCGGAGCATATAAACAGAATCCAGGCTGGCAATAA